The Providencia rettgeri genome includes a window with the following:
- the dapE gene encoding Succinyl-diaminopimelate desuccinylase, producing MDCPVIQLAKELIARPSISPDDQGCQAILTERLNQLGFTIEPMHFGSTLNFWAHRGTQGPTLAFAGHTDVVPAGNSENWQTPPFNPTIINQHLYGRGAADMKGSVAAMVVAAERFVEKHPHHQGRLAFLITSDEEADALDGTVKVVETLMARNERVDYCLVGEPSSQSHLGDIIKNGRRGSITANLTILGTQGHVAYPHLADNPVHRATAFLQELTSTIWDNGNEFFPATTMQIANIHAGTGASNVIPGELFVQFNFRFSTELTDTQIRDRVTSMLDRHGLVYKIEWSLSGQPFLTEKQEFVTATLQAIHELTGLNAELSTSGGTSDGRFIAQMGTQVIELGPLNATIHKVDECVSVKDLQQLALIYERVMELLLL from the coding sequence ATGGATTGTCCCGTTATTCAGCTTGCCAAAGAACTAATTGCACGCCCTTCTATCAGCCCCGATGACCAAGGCTGCCAAGCGATCCTTACCGAGCGCTTAAACCAACTTGGTTTTACCATTGAACCAATGCATTTTGGTAGCACATTAAATTTTTGGGCTCATCGAGGCACTCAAGGACCAACCCTCGCATTTGCAGGTCATACCGATGTTGTACCAGCAGGCAATAGCGAAAATTGGCAGACTCCTCCGTTTAACCCAACAATTATTAATCAACATCTGTATGGCCGTGGTGCAGCTGATATGAAAGGTTCTGTCGCAGCAATGGTTGTCGCAGCAGAGCGCTTTGTCGAAAAACACCCTCACCATCAAGGGCGCTTGGCCTTTTTAATCACATCAGATGAAGAAGCTGATGCATTAGATGGCACGGTTAAAGTTGTTGAAACATTAATGGCTCGTAATGAGCGTGTTGATTATTGTTTAGTCGGTGAACCATCAAGCCAATCTCATTTAGGTGACATCATAAAAAATGGACGTAGAGGCTCTATTACAGCAAATTTGACTATTTTAGGAACACAGGGGCATGTAGCTTATCCACATCTAGCAGACAACCCGGTGCACCGAGCAACCGCTTTTTTGCAAGAGCTCACTTCAACTATCTGGGATAACGGCAACGAATTCTTCCCTGCTACCACCATGCAAATTGCCAATATTCATGCGGGCACTGGGGCAAGTAATGTAATCCCCGGTGAGTTATTTGTTCAATTTAATTTTCGCTTCAGCACAGAATTAACCGACACACAAATACGTGACAGGGTCACAAGCATGTTAGACCGCCATGGCCTCGTATATAAAATAGAATGGTCATTATCTGGTCAGCCATTTTTGACTGAAAAACAAGAATTTGTCACTGCAACCTTGCAGGCAATCCATGAACTAACGGGTCTTAACGCAGAGCTATCTACCAGTGGTGGTACATCTGATGGTCGTTTTATCGCTCAAATGGGCACTCAAGTAATTGAGCTTGGCCCATTGAATGCCACTATACATAAAGTTGATGAATGCGTTAGTGTCAAAGACTTGCAACAACTGGCCTTAATTTATGAGCGAGTCATGGAGCTATTGTTATTATGA
- the yffB gene encoding putative reductase, with the protein MPNTPNSPYIMYGIKNCDTIKKARRYLEDNGVNYQFHDYRVDGISDELLSIFMEHIDWELLVNKRGTTWRKLTDDEKNAVIDADSAKKVLIAEPAMIKRPVLVSPDNRYLVGFNANDYQNFIR; encoded by the coding sequence ATGCCCAATACACCTAACTCTCCTTATATTATGTACGGAATTAAAAACTGTGACACCATTAAAAAAGCACGCCGTTACTTAGAAGACAATGGAGTTAACTATCAATTTCATGATTATCGTGTTGATGGTATTAGCGATGAACTGCTTTCTATCTTTATGGAACATATTGATTGGGAATTGTTAGTCAATAAACGAGGAACAACTTGGCGAAAATTGACTGATGATGAAAAAAATGCAGTTATTGACGCAGATAGTGCTAAAAAAGTGCTAATTGCAGAGCCTGCCATGATCAAAAGACCCGTACTTGTTTCTCCAGATAACCGATACTTAGTTGGGTTTAACGCTAATGACTACCAAAACTTCATTCGATAA
- the narL_2 gene encoding Nitrate/nitrite response regulator protein narL, producing MLSASTIKTDIYGAIDAGAQGYLLKNSELDMLFYSMKKASKGQLVFSEKIYQHLISRHHYSDPLSALTKRESEILHEMAVGLKNREISNLLFISEETVKVHIRNILKKLRVRSRLEASLIYMRSR from the coding sequence GTGTTATCTGCATCGACAATTAAAACAGATATATATGGTGCTATTGACGCAGGAGCACAAGGTTATTTATTAAAAAACAGTGAACTTGATATGCTATTCTACAGTATGAAGAAAGCCTCTAAAGGGCAATTGGTTTTTAGTGAAAAAATTTATCAACATCTTATTTCACGTCATCATTATAGTGACCCACTATCCGCATTGACAAAACGAGAGTCTGAAATTTTGCATGAAATGGCTGTGGGTTTAAAAAATCGTGAAATATCTAACTTACTTTTTATTTCAGAGGAAACCGTTAAAGTTCACATTCGAAATATTCTTAAAAAATTACGCGTTCGATCTCGCCTTGAGGCTAGCTTAATTTATATGCGTTCAAGATAA
- a CDS encoding Putative transcriptional regulator, with product MSKYTVMIIDDHPIIRLGLRQLINTDTHFIITAECACCYEALSMAKQLKPNLIIIDTNIQGIKNI from the coding sequence ATGTCTAAATATACAGTAATGATTATTGACGATCACCCTATTATACGCTTGGGATTGCGGCAGCTCATAAATACCGACACACACTTTATTATCACAGCAGAGTGCGCTTGTTGTTATGAAGCTTTAAGCATGGCAAAGCAGTTAAAACCTAATTTAATTATTATAGATACCAATATTCAAGGTATTAAAAACATTTGA
- the maeB_1 gene encoding NADP-dependent malic enzyme, producing the protein MDDKLKQSALDFHEFPHPGKITVTPTKPLTTQRDLALAYSPGVAVPCLEIADDPLKAYRYTAKGNLVGVVSNGTAVLGLGNIGALAGKPVMEGKGVLFKKFSGVDVFDIEVDETDPDKLVDIIASLEPTFGGINLEDIKAPECFYIEQKLRERMKIPVFHDDQHGTAIICTAAVINGLRIVKKEIGDVRLVVSGAGAASIACMNLLVALGLKREHITVCDSKGVIYKGRDERMDVTKAAYAIEDNGQRTFGGCYS; encoded by the coding sequence ATGGATGACAAATTAAAACAAAGTGCTCTTGATTTTCATGAGTTTCCACATCCTGGGAAAATTACGGTTACCCCAACTAAACCACTAACAACCCAGAGAGATCTCGCATTAGCATACTCACCAGGTGTTGCAGTGCCATGTCTTGAAATTGCAGATGACCCACTTAAAGCTTATCGTTACACTGCTAAAGGTAACCTTGTCGGGGTTGTCTCTAATGGTACTGCCGTCCTTGGGTTAGGTAATATTGGTGCCTTGGCTGGTAAACCAGTCATGGAAGGAAAAGGTGTACTATTTAAAAAGTTTTCTGGTGTTGATGTCTTTGATATTGAAGTTGATGAAACAGATCCAGACAAATTAGTTGATATCATTGCGTCTCTTGAGCCGACTTTTGGTGGTATTAACTTAGAAGATATCAAAGCACCAGAATGCTTTTATATTGAACAAAAGCTCCGTGAGCGGATGAAAATCCCTGTGTTCCATGATGACCAACACGGAACCGCTATCATTTGTACAGCTGCTGTTATCAATGGATTACGAATTGTAAAAAAAGAAATTGGTGATGTCCGCCTTGTGGTTTCTGGCGCTGGCGCAGCATCAATCGCTTGTATGAATTTATTAGTCGCGTTGGGGCTGAAACGTGAACATATCACCGTCTGTGATTCAAAAGGGGTGATTTATAAAGGCCGTGATGAACGCATGGATGTCACCAAAGCTGCGTATGCCATTGAAGATAACGGCCAACGTACTTTTGGCGGATGCTATTCCTAA
- the maeB_2 gene encoding NADP-dependent malic enzyme, producing the protein MPLKITANVLLADAIPNADIFLGCSGPRLLTPEMVKTMAQDPLILALANPEPEILPPLAKEVRPDAIICTGRSDYPNQVNNVLCFPFIFRGALDVGATTINEEMKLACVYAIADLALAEQSEEVASAYGNQDLFFGPEYIIPKPFDPRLIVKIAPAVAKAAMDSGVATRPIEDFDVYIEKLNQFVYKTNLFMKPIFSQAKTAKKRIVLAEGEEERVLHATQELVSLGLAFPILVGRPSVIEMRIQKLGLHIELGKDFEVVNNENDPRYKEYWQEYYQIMKRRGVSQEMARRAVINNPTLIGGIMVLRGEADGMICGTVGSYGEHYEVVKDLFGFREGVHAAGAMNALLLPTGNTFIADTYVNEDPSPEELTEITLMAADTVRRFGIEPKVALLSRSSFGSSDCASAQKMRDTLSMIKARDPHLEIDGEMHADAALVESIRKDVMPDSPLKGSANLLIMPNMEAARISYNLLRVTSSDGVTVGPVLMGVAKPVHILTPIASVRRIVNMVALAVVEAQTNPL; encoded by the coding sequence ATGCCATTGAAGATAACGGCCAACGTACTTTTGGCGGATGCTATTCCTAATGCGGATATTTTCTTAGGTTGTTCAGGTCCACGTCTTTTAACGCCGGAAATGGTGAAAACCATGGCGCAAGATCCACTGATCCTAGCGCTAGCAAATCCTGAGCCTGAAATTTTGCCACCATTGGCGAAAGAAGTTCGTCCTGATGCCATCATCTGTACTGGCCGCTCTGATTACCCAAATCAGGTTAATAACGTGTTGTGTTTCCCATTCATTTTCCGTGGTGCGTTAGATGTCGGTGCAACAACGATTAATGAAGAAATGAAACTGGCTTGTGTGTATGCCATTGCAGACCTTGCATTGGCAGAGCAAAGTGAAGAAGTGGCTTCAGCCTATGGTAACCAAGATTTATTCTTTGGCCCTGAATACATTATTCCGAAGCCATTTGACCCACGTTTGATTGTTAAAATTGCACCTGCTGTGGCAAAAGCAGCAATGGACTCAGGGGTAGCAACGCGTCCAATTGAAGACTTCGATGTCTATATCGAAAAATTAAATCAGTTTGTTTATAAGACAAATTTATTCATGAAACCTATCTTCTCTCAAGCTAAGACTGCCAAAAAACGTATTGTTTTAGCTGAAGGGGAAGAAGAGCGTGTATTACATGCCACACAAGAGCTGGTTTCTTTAGGTTTGGCTTTCCCAATCTTAGTTGGGCGTCCAAGTGTGATTGAAATGCGTATTCAAAAACTTGGCCTACACATTGAGTTAGGTAAAGATTTTGAAGTGGTCAATAACGAAAACGACCCGCGTTATAAAGAATACTGGCAAGAATACTACCAAATCATGAAACGTCGTGGTGTTTCACAAGAAATGGCACGTCGTGCAGTGATTAATAACCCAACCTTAATTGGTGGGATCATGGTGTTACGTGGTGAAGCTGACGGGATGATTTGTGGTACCGTGGGCAGCTATGGTGAACATTATGAAGTTGTTAAAGATTTATTTGGTTTCCGCGAAGGTGTTCATGCTGCCGGTGCAATGAATGCATTGTTATTACCAACGGGTAATACGTTTATCGCAGACACTTATGTTAATGAAGACCCTTCTCCGGAAGAGTTAACAGAAATCACGTTAATGGCAGCGGATACGGTAAGACGCTTCGGTATTGAGCCAAAAGTGGCTCTGTTATCGCGTTCTAGCTTTGGTTCTTCAGACTGCGCATCAGCACAAAAAATGCGTGATACGCTCTCGATGATCAAAGCACGTGACCCTCATCTTGAAATTGATGGTGAAATGCATGCGGATGCCGCATTAGTTGAATCGATCCGTAAAGATGTGATGCCTGATAGCCCATTAAAAGGTTCAGCAAATTTATTAATTATGCCAAATATGGAAGCTGCACGTATTAGTTATAACTTACTG